The Candidatus Aminicenantes bacterium genome window below encodes:
- a CDS encoding leucine--tRNA ligase: MIQTDFLPARYEEKWQRIWTEKNLHRCDTSKSEHKYFCMDMFPYASGSGLHVGHPRGYVLSDVWSRYMSIRGYNVLHPMGWDAFGLPAENDAIKKKINPRVSVKSNIKKFKQQLQRFGCMYDWEREINTSDPGYYRWTQWIFVKMFKAGLAYRQMVPINWCDSCKTGLANEEVINGGCERCGSPVVQRDLMQWMLRITRYADRLLKDLDDLDWPERVKILQRNWIGRSDGTEVVFRIHEAESKDAHDVRVFTTRADTLFGATYMVLAPEHPLVMRIASEAQKTGIREYLEQARRKSELQRSALDKEKTGVFTGAYALNPVNGREIPVWISDYVLMSYGTGAIMAVPAHDQRDFEFATRFNLPIREVISSPDTVKNQDDSLAVAYEGEGVMVNSGRFDGVSSHKGRRLITDELTSRGLGESRVNYKLRDWVFSRQRYWGEPIPIIICPQCGEVPVPEKDLPVLLPDVEHYEPTGTGESPLAGIDDWVNVACPHCGGPAKRETNTMPQWAGSCWYHLRYISPHYNKALVDPDLEARWMPVDQYVGGIEHAILHLLYARFYQKFLFDIGEVQWEEPYKRLFCIGMVTRRSEKTGRIEKMSKSKGNVVSPDEIMAEFGTDTLRMYELFIGPPEQDSEWSDRGIIGVYRFLKRTWELVTGWIASDQRRETESDAVARLRHRMIHDVTDRLESFKFNTAVSAFMEFTNALSLQLRGVASETVRDLLVLLTPFAPHFACELWEQAGFPGLVLDASWPQHDPRFLLDQEVEIGVQVKGKFRGSIRVPNNADQDTVMTYALRDATIHRHVGEGPFRKVIFIPGRILNIIP, from the coding sequence ATGATTCAAACGGACTTTCTCCCCGCCAGGTATGAAGAAAAGTGGCAACGCATCTGGACGGAAAAAAATCTTCATCGCTGCGACACGTCCAAGTCTGAACACAAGTATTTCTGTATGGACATGTTCCCGTACGCCAGCGGCAGCGGCCTGCATGTCGGACACCCACGCGGCTATGTACTGAGCGATGTGTGGAGTCGATACATGTCCATTCGCGGCTACAATGTGTTGCATCCCATGGGTTGGGATGCATTTGGGCTCCCCGCGGAAAACGACGCCATTAAGAAAAAAATCAACCCCCGCGTCAGCGTAAAAAGCAACATCAAAAAATTCAAGCAACAACTCCAGCGCTTCGGGTGCATGTACGATTGGGAACGGGAGATCAACACTTCGGATCCCGGGTATTACCGTTGGACACAGTGGATTTTTGTAAAAATGTTCAAGGCCGGCCTCGCCTATCGCCAGATGGTACCCATTAACTGGTGTGACAGCTGCAAAACCGGTCTTGCCAATGAAGAAGTGATCAATGGCGGTTGTGAACGATGCGGCAGTCCGGTTGTCCAGAGAGATCTCATGCAATGGATGTTGCGCATTACCCGCTATGCAGATCGGCTGCTTAAGGATCTGGATGACCTGGATTGGCCGGAACGGGTTAAAATCCTGCAACGCAACTGGATCGGCCGCAGTGACGGCACCGAAGTGGTGTTTCGCATTCATGAGGCGGAATCCAAAGATGCTCACGATGTACGCGTTTTTACCACTCGAGCGGATACATTGTTCGGCGCCACCTACATGGTTCTGGCCCCCGAGCATCCACTGGTGATGCGCATTGCTTCAGAAGCGCAGAAAACCGGGATAAGAGAATATCTTGAACAGGCCCGGCGTAAGTCGGAATTGCAGCGCAGCGCCCTGGATAAGGAAAAAACCGGGGTTTTTACCGGCGCGTATGCGCTCAACCCGGTCAACGGAAGAGAAATTCCGGTATGGATTTCAGATTACGTGCTCATGTCGTACGGTACCGGCGCCATCATGGCGGTCCCTGCTCACGACCAGAGGGATTTTGAATTCGCGACCCGCTTCAACCTGCCCATCCGCGAAGTGATTTCATCTCCTGACACGGTAAAAAACCAAGACGATTCACTGGCGGTCGCATATGAAGGTGAGGGCGTCATGGTCAACAGCGGCAGGTTTGACGGCGTTTCCAGCCATAAAGGGCGTCGTCTCATTACGGATGAACTGACAAGCCGCGGGCTTGGAGAATCCAGGGTGAACTACAAACTGCGGGATTGGGTGTTTTCTCGGCAACGCTATTGGGGGGAACCCATTCCCATCATCATCTGTCCCCAATGCGGAGAGGTACCGGTTCCGGAAAAAGACCTTCCCGTACTCTTGCCCGACGTGGAGCACTATGAACCGACAGGCACCGGAGAATCCCCCCTGGCCGGCATTGATGACTGGGTCAATGTGGCCTGCCCGCATTGCGGCGGTCCAGCCAAGCGGGAAACCAATACCATGCCCCAATGGGCGGGTTCATGCTGGTATCATTTGCGCTACATCAGCCCCCACTACAACAAAGCCCTGGTCGATCCCGACCTGGAAGCCCGCTGGATGCCGGTTGATCAATACGTGGGTGGCATTGAACACGCCATTCTGCACTTGCTATACGCGCGTTTTTACCAGAAATTCCTCTTTGATATCGGTGAGGTTCAATGGGAAGAGCCCTATAAGCGCCTCTTCTGCATCGGCATGGTGACGCGACGCAGCGAAAAAACCGGGCGCATTGAAAAGATGTCCAAGTCCAAGGGCAATGTGGTCAGTCCCGATGAGATCATGGCTGAATTCGGTACGGATACCCTGCGCATGTATGAACTCTTTATCGGCCCGCCGGAACAGGACAGCGAATGGTCGGATCGGGGCATCATCGGAGTATACCGTTTCCTGAAACGCACCTGGGAACTGGTCACCGGCTGGATTGCTTCCGACCAGCGCCGCGAAACGGAGAGTGACGCCGTAGCCCGTCTGCGTCACCGCATGATTCACGACGTTACCGACCGCCTGGAGAGCTTCAAGTTCAATACCGCTGTTTCCGCTTTCATGGAGTTTACCAACGCCCTGTCTCTTCAACTCCGGGGGGTGGCCAGCGAAACCGTGCGCGATCTACTGGTATTATTGACTCCTTTTGCTCCCCATTTCGCGTGTGAGCTGTGGGAACAAGCGGGATTTCCAGGCCTGGTCCTGGACGCTTCCTGGCCGCAGCATGATCCGCGTTTCCTGCTTGATCAGGAAGTTGAGATCGGCGTGCAGG
- a CDS encoding MerR family transcriptional regulator — protein MTPKNVIFIDELIGMIGVEETRVREWMESGLLHPIGQSEDGQAVFSMLQVERARKISRLATMGYNQAEIRRIVRKVGIPGENPKPDSIKNHQPLTVGALADRVGVSPRTIKHWEEKGIIEPDMRSEGGFRLYSESFVYLCQLVRDLQLFGYSLDEIKNVSDMFRMFMTLQASLDALPWESVNEHLSAMLREISNLDERMAMLKTGIRRWEGLLGKKSREITTLQRRNHKRKKAAKGESH, from the coding sequence ATGACACCCAAAAATGTAATTTTCATTGACGAGTTGATCGGTATGATCGGTGTAGAAGAAACCCGGGTCCGGGAGTGGATGGAAAGCGGACTCCTGCATCCCATTGGCCAATCCGAAGACGGCCAAGCGGTTTTTTCAATGTTGCAGGTGGAACGTGCACGAAAAATCAGTCGTTTGGCGACTATGGGGTACAACCAGGCCGAGATCCGGCGCATTGTCCGCAAAGTCGGTATTCCTGGAGAAAACCCCAAACCCGATTCAATCAAAAACCACCAGCCTTTAACCGTGGGCGCTCTGGCCGATCGCGTCGGTGTGAGTCCCCGCACCATCAAACACTGGGAGGAAAAAGGCATTATTGAACCGGATATGCGCAGCGAGGGGGGCTTCAGGCTCTACTCCGAATCTTTTGTTTATCTGTGCCAGTTGGTCCGCGACCTGCAGCTGTTCGGGTACAGCCTGGATGAAATCAAAAATGTTTCCGATATGTTCCGCATGTTCATGACACTCCAGGCATCATTGGATGCACTTCCATGGGAGTCGGTAAATGAGCACCTCAGCGCCATGCTGCGGGAGATTTCCAACCTGGACGAACGCATGGCCATGTTGAAAACGGGTATACGCCGTTGGGAAGGGCTTTTGGGTAAAAAAAGCCGGGAGAT